Proteins encoded within one genomic window of Fusarium musae strain F31 chromosome 4, whole genome shotgun sequence:
- a CDS encoding hypothetical protein (EggNog:ENOG41), with the protein MSSRPRTRSCACVRSGFECSYPPAGPPARRAKKTTINDVASRISQMEKTIEAFKAGQDVSPQPTVSAGSVTSANSVPTPASTATDAETRERVRGSREGLLLNKGTSSHYVNEVLFSRVIEQVKTLQKFMDLVLTHAQEDDVRMALATPREPPPHEVDSPICHMNPIGWLSAGIASVSTAIYHPQRRVAIRLWKVFVDGVDPYVKVLHIPTAETTLYTVIGDPTKASNENLALCFAIYFAAITATPSEDALDITGEDKKQALLRYRMCLEQSMAQSDFLENPTIASLQAMAIYGAAMRVHNSCRAVWIMNGLALRAAQSIGLHRDGSKLGLSPFESEMRRRIWWYFQERDGRGAEDYGLQNPTATTVHGVELPRNLHDSDLSPGMKELPPSRPDWTRMTLQLCCNQSSQAWAHLFHMSCSADGIPDEDVRRRVIKDAVDKVEGILQRCNPVIPEQRMTIRTARLILCKVDVVSRRQWQILRSPNDQPPMATEAELTEAVELLELSNLMWQDDDLVAYQWLARSYPQYHIMLFILRHLCVCPRGELAKRAFAAVELQHENFKSREDKPLSGLKWTVLATLRERAFLLMQRVERESVGVPWNESQRVEMQGTNGQAVQSGSEVAVPDWNMILEEFPLDMEDFSLIF; encoded by the exons ATGTCTTCTCGGCCCCGGACTCGGTCGTGCGCC TGCGTTCGGTCTGGCTTTGAGTGCTCGTATCCACCTGCTGGACCGCCTGCGAGACGGGccaagaagacgacgatcaATGATGTTGCAAGTCGGATTTCTCAGATGGAGAAGACTATTGAGGCGTTCAAGGCTGGACAAGATGTGTCGCCGCAACCGACGGTGTCTGCAGGTTCAGTGACTTCTGCGAATAGTGTTCCAACACCAGCTAGTACAGCTACAGACGCTGAGACCAGAGAGAGGGTCAGAGGTTCTCGTGAGGGTCTGTTGCTCAATAAGGGAACAAGTAGTCACTATGTTAATGAAGTTCTCTTCTCACGGGTCATCGAACAGGTAAAGACGCTCCAGAAGTTTATGGATCTTGTACTAACACACGCCCAGGAAGATGATGTGCGAATGGCCTTGGCAACGCCCAGAGAGCCGCCGCCTCACGAAGTTGACTCTCCCATATGTCACATGAATCCCATTGGATGGCTATCAGCAGGAATAGCATCAGTATCTACCGCAATTTACCATCCTCAAAGACGTGTGGCTATTCGACTATGGAAAGTCTTTGTCGATGGTGTTGATCCATACGTCAAGGTTCTGCACATCCCTACCGCTGAGACAACACTCTACACAGTCATAGGGGACCCTACTAAAGCTTCAAACGAGAACTTGGCTCTTTGTTTTGCCATCTATTTCGCTGCGATCACGGCCACGCCCTCCGAGGACGCGCTCGACATAACTGGTGAAGACAAAAAACAAGCTCTCCTTCGGTACAGGATGTGTTTAGAGCAATCAATGGCCCAATCAGACTTCCTCGAGAATCCTACAATCGCTTCTCTACAGGCTATGGCTATTTATGGG GCCGCCATGCGGGTCCATAACTCATGTCGAGCTGTCTGGATCATGAATGGCCTCGCACTTCGAGCCGCTCAGTCAATAGGTTTGCACAGAGACGGCAGTAAGCTTGGTCTTTCACCCTTTGAGTCAGAAATGCGACGTCGAATATGGTGGTATTTCCAAGAGCGTGATGGAAGAGGCGCCGAGGACTATGGGCTACAGAACCCAACCGCTACTACCGTTCACGGTGTTGAGCTACCGCGGAACTTACACGATAGCGATCTTTCCCCAGGGATGAAAGAGCTTCCACCTTCAAGGCCGGACTGGACGCGGATGACGCTACAGCTGTGCTGCAACCAGTCATCGCAGGCTTGGGCTCATCTCTTCCACATGAGTTGCTCTGCGGATGGCATACCAGATGAAGATGTACGAAGACGGGTCATCAAAGATGCCGTTGATAAAGTTGAAGGAATTTTGCAGCGCTGCAACCCCGTGATACCCGAACAAAGAATGACGATCCGAACCGCACGTCTAATTCTCTGCAAAGTCGATGTAGTGTCTCGTCGCCAATGGCAGATCCTCCGCTCACCCAATGACCAACCCCCAATGGCCACAGAAGCCGAACTCACCGAAGCAGTCGAACTCCTCGAGCTCTCCAACCTCATGTGGCAAGACGACGACCTCGTCGCCTACCAGTGGCTCGCCCGCTCATATCCCCAATACCACATAATGCTCTTCATCCTGCGCCACCTGTGCGTGTGTCCGCGTGGAGAACTAGCAAAGCGAGCCTTTGCAGCCGTGGAGCTGCAGCATGAGAATTTCAAATCGAGGGAGGACAAGCCGCTGAGTGGGCTGAAGTGGACGGTGCTCGCGACGTTGAGGGAGAGGGCGTTTTTGTTGATGCAGCGGGTTGAGAGGGAGAGTGTAGGTGTGCCGTGGAATGAGAGTCAGCGGGTGGAAATGCAGGGGACGAATGGGCAGGCGGTGCAGAGTGGGAGTGAGGTTGCTGTTCCGGATTGGAATATGATTTTGGAGGAGTTTCCGTTGGACATGGAAGACTTTTCATTGATTTTCTGA
- a CDS encoding hypothetical protein (EggNog:ENOG41): MAAQQTTAPSSPRNSELTLQNQVGYNNEKSDLEEGTTQPEPAAAPAGSGAPDGGLTAWLVVLGAWCTSFCSFGWINSVGAFQEYYQNDLLKQYSSSTIAWIPSLQIFFIMGMGPIIGKLYDSYGPRWLIFVGSFMHVFGIMMASISTEYYQILLAQGVCSAIGVSAIFQPALSTIHGWFDSNRGAAFGILSTGSSIGGVIFPIMVTRLIKQVGFGWSMRICAFMILGLLIIANLTVRSIHPPNPQKVTRAQLARPFHEPEFIFCMLGFFFFTFGIFIPIDYLPVQALHAGVDPNLVQYLIPILNAASLFGRISSGILGDKMGRYNIFVIVGFLSGLWILALWIPCNSQNGIIAFAALFGFCSGAYVSLIAPLVAQISPLAEIGFRSGIVFFVSSIGGLTTNPINGAILEKPTGWLGVKLFAGIFCLTGTAFILAARIHRVGWKITATF, encoded by the exons atggctgctcaACAAACCACGGCGCCTTCGTCGCCTCGCAATTCGGAGCTCACGCTTCAGAACCAGGTTGGTTACAACAACGAAAAGTctgatcttgaagagggTACCACACAGCCTGAGCCTGCGGCTGCACCAGCTGGAAGTGGCGCTCCTGATGGTGGTCTTACAGCCTggcttgttgttcttggcgCATGGTGTACCTCGTTTTGCAGTTTTGGCTGGATCAACA GTGTTGGCGCTTTTCAGGAATACTACCAGAATGATCTTTTGAAGCAGTACTCGTCGAGTACTATCGCATGGATCCCTTCGCTtcagatcttcttcatcatggggaTGGGTCCGATTATCGGAAAGCTTTACGATAGCTATGGACCGCGGTGGCTGATTTTTGTTGGAAGTTTCATGCATGTCTTTGGTATCATGATGGCGTCGATTAGTACCGAGTACTACCAGATTCTTCTGGCTCAGGGTGTATGCTCTGCCATCGGCGTCTCAGCCATCTTCCAGCCAG CCCTATCGACGATTCACGGATGGTTTGACAGCAATAGAGGAGCTGCCTTTGGCATCCTTTCAACCGGTTCTAGTATCGGTGGCGTCATCTTCCCCATCATGGTAACTCGCCTCATCAAGCAAGTCGGATTCGGGTGGTCCATGCGAATCTGTGCCTTCATGATCCTCGgacttctcatcatcgccaacctcaCAGTCAGATCGATTCACCCTCCTAACCCTCAGAAGGTCACCCGTGCCCAGCTGGCCAGGCCATTCCACGAGCCAGAATTCATCTTCTGTATGCTtggattcttcttcttcaccttcgGAATCTTCATTCCTATCGACTACCTGCCCGTCCAGGCCCTTCATGCTGGCGTGGACCCCAACCTTGTTCAGTATTTGATTCCCATACTCAACGCAGCCAGTCTTTTTGGCCGGATTAGTTCAGGAATTCTTGGTGATAAGATGGGCCGCTACAACATCTTTGTTATTGTCGGGTTCCTTTCTGGTCTCTGGATTCTTGCCCTTTGGATCCCCTGCAACTCACAGAACGGCATCATTGCCTTTGCAGCCTTGTTTGGTTTCTGCTCTGGCGCATACGTCTCTTTGATCGCACCGCTTGTTGCTCAGATCTCCCCTCTTGCAGAAATTGGATTCCGTAGCGGAatagtcttcttcgtctcctCGATCGGTGGACTCACCACCAACCCTATCAACGGCGCCATCCTCGAGAAGCCAACAGGCTGGCTTGGAGTCAAGCTTTTTGCTGGTATCTTTTGCCTGACTGGCACGGCTTTCATCCTTGCTGCGAGAATCCACCGTGTTGGATGGAAGATCACAGCTACCTTTTAA
- a CDS encoding hypothetical protein (MEROPS:MER0213608), which produces MSGKKLPELAGFKTINAKLLVSEETSEKPPADHPAAVVIYGWGDGLARHVGKYAEGYRALFPHSKILIILSPISDAMFTGLETRTRAMQHVIDNLDGLLDEKTAPILIHSMSNTGAISYATTLKAFRDKNGRQMPHQLLVLDSTPGNPFWSWERLGQWSHAMALGTAKFFPWPFVITKGIWGFVLTLDVIIKKLTGGEPSGAFALRVVDDTNYETLDSKRLYLYSKEDQIISHMDIEGYIAESQQRGYETRQELFVDTDHVGHMREHPEQYWKAISEAWKWSNDE; this is translated from the coding sequence ATGTCGGGCAAAAAACTTCCTGAGCTTGCGGGCTTCAAAACCATCAACGCCAAACTCCTCGTCAGCGAGGAGACTTCAGAGAAACCGCCCGCGGACCATCCAGCTGCTGTTGTCATCTACGGCTGGGGCGATGGACTTGCCAGACATGTTGGAAAATACGCTGAGGGCTATCGCGCTCTCTTCCCTCATTCCAagattctcatcatcttgagtCCTATTTCGGACGCCATGTTCACAGGTCTTGAGACGCGAACACGCGCTATGCAACATGTTATCGACAACCTCGATGGCCTTCTCGATGAAAAGACAGCGCCTATTCTTATTCACAGCATGTCCAACACCGGTGCCATCAGCTACGCCACTACGCTAAAGGCTTTCAGGGACAAGAATGGTAGACAGATGCCTCATcaacttcttgtccttgactcAACGCCCGGAAACCCGTTTTGGTCGTGGGAGAGACTAGGTCAATGGTCGCACGCCATGGCCCTCGGCACCGCCAAGTTCTTCCCCTGGCCTTTTGTCATCACCAAGGGCATCTGGGGCTTTGTCCTAACCTTGGACGTCattatcaagaagctcacaGGCGGAGAACCTTCTGGTGCTTTCGCCCTGCGAGTTGTGGACGACACAAACTACGAGACACTAGACTCCAAGCGATTGTATCTGTATAGCAAGGAGGATCAGATTATTTCTCATATGGATATTGAGGGCTATATTGCCGAGTCTCAGCAGAGAGGCTACGAGACGAGACAGGAGCTGTTTGTGGATACTGACCATGTTGGACACATGCGTGAGCATCCTGAGCAGTACTGGAAGGCAATCTCGGAAGCCTGGAAGTGGAGTAATGACGAGTAA
- a CDS encoding hypothetical protein (EggNog:ENOG41) encodes MAPPASLPTKPFSKTGRQIPALGFGLMGLSAVYGPIENDEKRLAVLDRAWELGYTNWDTANAYGDSEVLIGKWFKLHPERRADIFLATKFAIKTGFNDKGEWRFWADNSPEFFNECLEGSLQKMGVDYVDLYYVHRLDTKVPVEKTMELMAKAKQDGKIKAIGISECAASDIRRAYAVAPVDAIQVEYNPFTLDIEKHNILSTCRELGITIFAYSPLGRGFLTGQIKSSDDFAPDDLRRMLPRFSPENFPKNLVLVERLKAIADKKGCTSGQLVLAWLSAQGEDIVPIPGTKKIKYMEENVGSLEVKLSSEEVQQIRDEVENAEIAGHRNPVGAFHGYSATVEL; translated from the exons atggcaccTCCAGCATCTCTTCCCACTAAACCTTTCAGCAAGACGGGACGACAAATACCTGCTCTCGGATTCGGATTGATGGGTTTGAGTGCAGTCTATGGGCCCATTGA AAATGACGAGAAACGCCTAGCAGTTCTGGACCGCGCCTGGGAGCTCGGCTACACGAACTGGGACACAGCCAATGCCTACGGCGACAGCGAGGTCCTAATTGGAAAGTGGTTCAAACTGCACCCGGAGCGTCGGGCTGATATATTCCTTGCCACAAAGTTTGCTATAAAAACCGGCTTCAATGACAAAGGCGAATGGAGATTCTGGGCCGATAATAGTCCTGAGTTCTTCAATGAGTGCCTCGAGGGCAGTTTACAGAAGATGGGTGTTGATTACGTTGATCTTTACTATGTTCATCGTCTTGACACAAAGGTACCTGTCGAAAAGACGATGGAGCTGATGGCCAAGGCTAAGCA AGACGGCAAAATCAAAGCCATCGGCATCTCTGAATGCGCCGCCAGCGACATCCGCCGAGCCTACGCTGTTGCCCCCGTCGATGCCATCCAGGTTGAGTACAATCCTTTCACATTGGATATCGAGAAACACAACATACTCTCTACATGCCGTGAGCTCGGAATTACCATCTTCGCATACTCGCCTCTGGGTCGTGGCTTTTTGACAGGTCAAATCAAAAGCAGTGATGACTTTGCGCCCGACGACCTCCGCCGCATGTTACCTCGCTTCAGCCCCGAGAACTTTCCAAAAAACCTAGTTCTTGTTGAACGCCTTAAGGCAATTGCAGATAAGAAGGGCTGCACGTCGGGTCAATTGGTGCTCGCGTGGCTGTCAGCACAGGGCGAGGATATTGTTCCGATTCCTGGAACGAAGAAGATTAAGTATATGGAGGAGAATGTGGGTTCCCTGGAAGTGAAGCTTTCCTCGGAGGAGGTTCAGCAAATCAGGGATGAAGTTGAGAACGCTGAGATTGCTGGTCATCGGAACCCTGTGGGTGCGTTCCATGGCTATTCGGCTACTGTTGAGCTTTGA
- a CDS encoding hypothetical protein (EggNog:ENOG41), translated as MDNATTPTISVTDETLGTYSLEESFDLADRLRSSFVEGTGYHQRFLPFLTLSRILTKTCIEAHLKKEYGDLASQYADQIRPLYVNEADAPKDKPFPVPSGEHTYLRTFATLVMIEKEGQIHEFIQHRVCDGDLPLTVDVRKNAVFRKERDENPLGCFRSFRASQLDHFEMVQWRFTTPFFHAPTDSNRVFKYVLNQRTILPWCRLDESDVRLGKFYRHITQGGYGTIEPIMIDRSSHSFDKVLRGVKSAAKGIFAIKTVRLEDRYEYDNEVKGLQRYGVGHRHIIQLLATFELHDRYHMIFPWAACNLYEFWKSDPFSETGNRDLDVIRWMSTQTLGLLAALDAIHNPQGMQFYGRHGDIKPENILWFEMDDEPHGLLVLADFGLTKFHRERTRSRTKNTTVGYTYTYAPPEIDIEGGVVSRSSDIWSFGCVLLEMVCWLLGGWELCEAFSRARLTEEDASGVLRTDKFFAIVKLEDDELRRFTVKPQVSDFIRRLDHHESCTNYIHDILDIVEKYMVVVRTEDVKRASIGELLEKFKDVDRRVQDDDQRDYIAKPAPGPRKTPTKAPTAVEAHVVERKYTYSRDSRLRLTQRFTDRSRQSQRQSIRIRQINDAGLVIREPHSITGRKKEFSPERLLNADKNSDLAAAQMIEAKVFDVLDESFDGTNTCLAKFPVQWQVPVCVQEELDGSTNLGPILTITGTSSNSWAVCCREYVSATWKDDGTLFLEDLEAFLVQKLPSIGTQVAKEPTVNRPLFMSGDSEDTAVVLFKGSRTQISVFSQFLCWIVATFRLPEPKMTTSSSVSFLHAPRVDDKVQEFRISLEELKPLDHGTPGTCWTPLFPSTVIAEGFEVPVHPGVFGLQMPFDAMLELAEIVCDVSLEDDKGTATGIYLDGISFFLYPTSYKTHPGQQPVVQWNLKEKALDDDGDRDPAIAPDRDGGPLWTKIPDYKTLRTSIAVLGYCEKALVQLGTEARRQYHNEPQYSRAEVERPNIEASLTSLTVGSSAGGAKAEGSIGFKMRNGLKRDVEEKKELSYKQVLRISQNKPVIIYDTQRQNERAWMVSELSMILELFNIWAQQEGLRGIQYATASADGGAAAFNVLANRSYSERTAIEKMADEDPSDIKISGIIKRLYGRIHKTRSINTSSDEGAPGTLSLGRSTIKGWDWLELVDGFERSTSQRRQVYASRIFGSQPCWLPFTKFIPVFFAHEVGDLIVPEQPDQGAVETRILL; from the exons ATGGACAACGCAACTACTCCTACAATTTCAGTCACCGATGAAACTTTGGGTACTTACAGCCTCGAGGAGTCCTTTGACCTTGCGGACCGCTTAAGATCCTCTTTTGTAGAAGGCACGGGTTATCATCAGAGATTCCTACCGTTCTTAACCCTGTCGAGAATCTTGACCAAGACATGCATTGAGGCTCATCTAAAGAAAGAGTACGGCGATCTTGCATCACAATATGCGGATCAAATTAGGCCGTTATATGTCAACGAGGCTGATGCGCCCAAGGATAAGCCTTTTCCAGTGCCTTCAGGTGAGCACACGTACCTGAGGACTTTTGCAACTCTGGTCATGATTGAAAAAGAAGGACAAATTCATGAATTCATTCAACATCGAGTCTGTGACGGTGACCTTCCCCTCACTGTGGACGTAAGAAAGAATGCTGTATTCCGGAAGGAACGCGATGAAAATCCCCTTGGCTGCTTCAGAAGCTTTCGCGCCTCTCAATTGGACCACTTCGAAATGGTGCAATGGAGATTCACGACCCCTTTCTTTCATGCTCCTACAGACAGTAACCGGGTATTTAAATACGTTTTAAACCAGAGAACCATCTTACCTTGGTGTCGTCTCGATGAGTCCGATGTTAGACTGGGGAAATTCTACAGACATATAACCCAAGGCGGTTATGGAACAATTGAGCCTATCATGATTGACAGGTCGTCTCACAGCTTTGACAAGGTTCTGCGAGGAGTG AAATCTGCCGCAAAAGGCATCTTTGCCATCAAAACAGTCAGGCTTGAGGACCGTTATGAGTACGACAACGAAGTTAAAGGACTTCAACGATATGGCGTCGGCCATCGGCATATCATTCAACTTCTGGCGACCTTTGAGCTACATGACAGATATCACATGATATTTCCTTGGGCTGCTTGTAATCTTTACGAGTTTTGGAAATCTGACCCTTTTTCGGAGACTGGGAACCGAGATCTCGACGTTATCCGTTGGATGTCTACACAAACTCTCGGTTTGCTTGCGGCCCTGGATGCTATTCACAATCCCCAAGGCATGCAATTTTATGGCCGGCATGGGGATATTAAGCCCGAGAACATTCTTTGGTTTGAAATGGATGATGAACCTCACGGCTTACTTGTTCTGGCAGATTTTGGGCTTACCAAATTTCACCGGGAGCGCACCAGGTCTCGGACAAAAAACACAACCGTGGGCTACACGTACACCTATGCGCCCCCAGAGATTGATATTGAAGGTGGAGTTGTGTCGCGATCTTCTGATATATGGTCTTTCGGTTGTGTCCTACTTGAGATGGTCTGCTGGCTGTTAGGGGGCTGGGAGCTTTGCGAGGCATTCTCACGTGCTCGACTGACAGAGGAGGACGCTTCAGGTGTCCTGAGGACTGACAAGTTCTTTGCAATTGTCAAACTAGAGGATGATGAGCTGCGCCGCTTCACAGTCAAACCACAAGTATCAGAT TTCATTCGAAGGCTTGATCATCACGAGTCATGCACAAACTATATTCATGATATTCTGGACATCGTTGAGAAATACATGGTTGTTGTACGAACGGAGGATGTGAAAAGAGCCTCCATCGGCGAGCTGCTCGAGAAATTTAAGGATGTCGACCGGAGAGTCCAGGATGATGATCAGAGGGACTACATCGCGAAGCCCGCGCCTGGCCCCcgcaaaacaccaaccaaaGCGCCTACCGCAGTCGAGGCACATGTGGTCGAGAGAAAATACACATATTCACGCGATAGTCGATTAAGACTTACGCAAAGATTCACAGACCGTAGCCGCCAGAGTCAGCGCCAATCCATACGAATCCGGCAGATTAATGACGCTGGCCTGGTTATCAGAGAACCGCATTCGATAACGGGCAGAAAGAAGGAATTCTCGCCTGAAAGGCTCTTAAATGCTGACAAGAATAGTGACTTAGCGGCTGCACAGATGATTGAAGCGAAGGTCTTTGACGTCTTGGATGAGAGTTTTGATGGCACAAACACCTGCTTGGCCAAATTTCCCGTTCAATGGCAGGTTCCAGTTTGCGTCCAGGAAGAACTCGACGGCAGCACCAATCTTGGCCCAATCCTCACTATAACAGGGACTTCTTCAAATTCTTGGGCGGTCTGCTGCCGGGAATATGTTTCAGCAACCTGGAAAGATGACGGCACATTGTTTCTGGAAGATCTAGAAGCATTTCTAGTTCAAAAGCTACCTTCGATAG GCACCCAAGTTGCGAAAGAACCTACAGTCAACCGGCCACTGTTCATGAGCGGAGACTCTGAAGACACTGCAGTAGTGCTCTTCAAAGGATCTCGAACTCAGATATCAGTATTTTCACAGTTTCTTTGCTGGATTGTAGCGACCTTCCGACTGCCCGAGCCGAAAATGACTACCAGTTCTTCGGTCAGCTTCCTGCATGCACCAAGGGTCGATGATAAGGTCCAAGAGTTTCGTATTTCACTGGAAGAGTTGAAACCTCTAGATCATGGCACACCCGGCACTTGTTGGACCCCTCTATTTCCTTCCACGGTCATAGCCGAGGGCTTTGAGGTTCCAGTTCACCCAGGAGTCTTTGGCTTGCAGATGCCCTTTGATGCGATGCTTGAACTGGCTGAGATAGTTTGCGATGTCAGCCTAGAGGACGACAAGGGTACTGCAACTGGTATCTATCTCGATGGCATCTCCTTTTTCCTCTACCCAACCTCTTACAAGACGCATCCCGGTCAACAGCCAGTCGTCCAATGGAATTTGAAAGAGAAGGCCCTGGATGACGATGGAGATCGAGACCCAGCCATCGCCCCCGACAGAGATGGTGGACCGTTGTGGACCAAAATTCCGGACTACAAGACCCTGAGAACATCAATCGCAGTTTTGGGATACTGTGAGAAGGCTCTGGTGCAGTTGGGTACGGAGGCCCGCCGCCAATATCACAACGAACCACAATACTCACGTGCAGAGGTCGAAAGGCCCAACATTGAGGCATCCTTGACCTCACTTACTGTGGGTTCAAGTGCAGGGGGTGCTAAAGCCGAGGGTTCCATAGGGTTCAAAATGAGGAATGGCCTTAAGCGCgatgttgaggagaagaaggaattaAGCTACAAGCAAGTCCTGCGGATCTCGCAGAATAAGCCAGTCATCATTTATGACACTCAACGTCAGAACGAGCGCGCATGGATGGTTTCCGAACTATCTATGATCCTCGAGTTATTCAACATATGGGCCCAGCAGGAAGGTCTACGAGGCATCCAGTATGCTACTGCGAGTGCTGACGGAGGCGCCGCTGCATTCAACGTCCTCGCCAATAGAAGTTATTCGGAGCGCACTGCTATCGAGAAGATGGCTGATGAGGATCCTTCAGATATAAAGATCTCGGGTATTATCAAGAGGCTATATGGCCGAATCCACAAGACGAGGAGTATCAATACAAGCAGTGATGAGGGTGCCCCTGGAACCTTGTCGCTGGGTCGGTCCACCATTAAGGGCTGGGACTGGCTTGAACTCGTAGATGGGTTTGAAAGGTCTACGAGCCAACGGCGGCAAGTGTATGCTTCCCGGATATTCGGGTCTCAGCCATGTTGGCTGCCGTTCACAAAGTTCATCCCCGTCTTCTTCGCACACGAGGTTGGGGACCTGATAGTTCCGGAGCAGCCAGACCAG GGGGCCGTAGAAACACGTATCTTGCTGTGA
- a CDS encoding hypothetical protein (EggNog:ENOG41): MTRTVTRNKDKLFIPPGGIDFSSQTNKPGVVDIYLRADDNTPGTGLHWHETHTEYLQVVQGYALVTVGDRTAVFSKDDGIITIPRYTIHQYMRADKTDEGKVGKDVDLIVREWTEPGDGDKEVFFRNMISLIIDKKDGALGTIGMLLSVMTVCWSHDNYPVFWEGPEVFGQAMQQRVRRAVTFSLMGCLVLFGRLVGYKPQYPEYTP; the protein is encoded by the coding sequence ATGACCCGTACAGTCACACGAAATAAGGACAAGCTCTTCATCCCACCTGGAGGCATCGACTTCTCATCCCAAACAAACAAGCCAGGGGTCGTTGATATCTACTTGAGAGCCGACGACAACACACCAGGCACAGGTCTTCACTGGCACGAGACTCACACGGAGTATCTCCAAGTCGTCCAAGGCTATGCTCTTGTGACAGTTGGAGACCGCACAGCTGTCTTCTCAAAAGATGACGGGATCATCACCATACCGCGGTACACAATCCACCAATACATGCGCGCTGACAAGACGGACGAAGGGAAAGTGGGAAAGGACGTCGACCTCATTGTGAGGGAATGGACTGAGCCTGGCGATGGAGACAAAGAGGTGTTCTTTCGCAATATGATCAGCTTGATCATAGACAAGAAGGATGGAGCACTGGGGACAATAGGAATGCTTCTCTCTGTCATGACAGTTTGCTGGTCTCATGATAACTATCCTGTCTTTTGGGAAGGACCAGAGGTTTTTGGGCAGGCTATGCAGCAAAGAGTGAGAAGAGCTGTAACATTCTCCTTGATGGGATGTCTTGTTCTCTTTGGCCGACTTGTCGGATACAAGCCGCAATATCCAGAATACACACCATAG
- a CDS encoding hypothetical protein (EggNog:ENOG41): MTGRHKAIRLPPLKTLRVHNPKRQVENPCIAIMSSVLACWASAGYNATGCAAVENQLRKCMDGPPPPPAGTNTINYHLARMQKYMTGPRKQK; encoded by the exons ATGACCGGCCGACACAAAGCTATCCGTCTCCCACCTCTCAAGACCCTGCGCGTCCACAACCCCAAGCGCCAGGTTGAGAATCCCTGCATCGCCATCATGTCCAGCGTTCTCG CATGCTGGGCCTCAGCAGGCTACAACGCAACGGGCTGCGCAGCAGTAGAGAACCAGCTCCGCAAATGCATGGACGGTCCGCCTCCTCCCCCCGCGGGCACGAATACGATTAACTACCATCTCGCACGAATGCAAAAGTACATGACCGGGCCGAGGAAGCAAAAGTag